Within Anopheles ziemanni chromosome 2, idAnoZiCoDA_A2_x.2, whole genome shotgun sequence, the genomic segment GGTTCAAAACAGGCTTGGGCAATGATTTTCGGAAGGATCCATATCGTTTGTGCTTACGAGGAGCCAACGCTGGCGCTGTGCGTTAGAAGCATCACGTCCTCGGGCAGAGGATATCGTTTGTACTGTCGTTCCGTCACCAGAAACACAACGAGACCACCGTACACGATGTAGAGCAATCCGAGCGTGTTGATTAGGATGGCTTGCGGGGGCAGAGTGGAGTAGTTCGGTCTGCGGAGAGAATGGAAGAGGCAGTTGAAAAGCTCGTTCGTGATTCGAAACGTGGTTATGTACTTACACGGAGAAGATGGCCTTTTCAAGCAGTCCCAGGAGTGCCGCGGCTATGGCCAGCACGAATCCGGCCACTCCGAAAAATACGTGAACTGGCATGTAGGACGCCCGCAGTTGTTCGCGTACCCCGGGGAAAAGATATGCCGCAAAGCCGAACACGTACTGCAAgataaaaagaacgaaaatgaCATATCAGTACTAAGGACTTTTCATCttataagtatttttttttgttttggtacaGGTGactgaaataatttaaaaaatttactaaACCACAAAAACTTAAGTATTCAAACCTAACATTTGTTTAGTGCATTTGACTATCTTTTTGAAGTTTTGATTTAGtcgtaaagaaaaagaaatcgatTGCAATGAGCTGTTATTAGTTTTTTagaaggaggagaaaaaattaattgacatccaaagaaaacatgttcactcaaaagagaaagaaatttGTTAGAAGATATGCAATATCAGCTGTTCTAGCTTCTATGTCAAGATTAGAAGAATcttcataaattatatttgtagcatttgtaaaatgaaaagaCAAACCTATGTTTTGTAGAGTTGAAATAATATAATTCGCAATTCAATTCCTTCATTaatagattttttaaaatttcaaaacagaaGTTCCGCATCTCGGCAACAAATAATTTAAGTGTAAGCGTGCGTGACGAATCTTTACAGTAAATGtaggaaaattatttctcatGCGTAGGTAACAATATTCAGGTTAATTCGACAGTAATTGAAAGCTCTTTGTGCTAGATATCGATTAGATTAATGTGTAGGAATGAACagctttcaaaaaatatttataattagGGCAAGCCCAAACGCATGTAGCACACACTTGAATGTCAAACACTAGCCATTCCTTACGTTATTAGAGTACCGTAAGATTTATCTGAGTATCGTAAAACTTCGATAAAAAATCGATAACAGTGATCGATTATCTTTAAACGTAATTAGAAATTGTCAGAGAGATTGTGAAgaccggtttgttttggttcttaACACGTTATCTGTATCtataaaaagcaaaaccaaccgATCTTCAATTTGATAATTCGTGGATGAAGTTCAAAATACCCTATTATCCAACGATGCCTTGATTGGATAAACAGTGCCTAGGGAGGTTTAACGATTTCAAAGTTTAAGGGGACACGCGACATGTTTAAGCTTGGCCCTGTGTACTGATCTCTCCGTCACTTTCACCGGACAAACACTCTTGTGTTGATATCGTTATGTTTTCTACATATTAGCTATTTTTTCCGAAACCCAGTACAATATCCTTTCCGTTGTgaccaaatgaaaaataattttctgaaATTTGCTGCAAAAAATCGTCAAGCACCTTGTGTATCATCACGATGACGATTTCCCATTTTGTTTGCTAGTACAAACACATGGACTTGTAACtcttaaatattaaatttttaattggcGTATCAAAACATGTGATGCGTCCTTTAACATTTCCTCTCAAATGTAATGAATAATAATCGGCCTATTCAGTTTCCTACCTGCAGCGAGAAGAGCAGCACCGCCGTCAATCCGACCCACGAGTGCAGCGTGTACATATTCGGAATCGCTGACGGTTTGGCAAGATTGTGCGAGTCGAAGACGGCCACCAGCGCCACGACGGTGAAAATGAAGGCCGCCCCGTGGATGGTGGCGTGCGTTATCTTGAGCGGCTTCTTGCGAGCGTACCGGAATC encodes:
- the LOC131280981 gene encoding plasma membrane ascorbate-dependent reductase CYBRD1, whose amino-acid sequence is MDNSPPPPSALNNFRIIYLVTQLVGITIIILVSCWIGIHLDGLAWSSKPSVQFNWHPLLMSVGMIFLYGNSILIYRGFRYARKKPLKITHATIHGAAFIFTVVALVAVFDSHNLAKPSAIPNMYTLHSWVGLTAVLLFSLQYVFGFAAYLFPGVREQLRASYMPVHVFFGVAGFVLAIAAALLGLLEKAIFSVPNYSTLPPQAILINTLGLLYIVYGGLVVFLVTERQYKRYPLPEDVMLLTHSASVGSS